CCTCATTAGGTGAAACGCTTTGTTCTCATACATGGCCGGGAAATGTGCGGGAAATGGAAAATTTTGTGAAAACAATAATTGCAACCAGAGATCCTTCAGAACCAACAGATATTACATGGGAGCTTTTAAAACAAGAAATTTATTACAGAAAGAAAAGATGTGAAGCAGCAGCCACTTTTATTTCAGACAGCTCTGCCCGCCGTTTCTCCCCAGATGAAGAAATGGAAAGAATTCAGGCGGCATTAAATGAAACAAGCGGCAACTATACAAAAGCTGCCGCTCTATTAGGAATCAGCCGTGTTACGCTGTGGCGTAAACTGAAGGCATTTAAAAATCCCAACTTATAATACGTGCCCTTTGGCCTTCATTACCTGTACTACCTGGTCTACATATTTTTCGCAGGTCTCGTGGTCCGGCGCTTCCACCATCACCCGGACTACAGGCTCTGTGCCGGACTGGCGCAGCAGAATTCTGCCGTCGCTTCCCAGCTGCTTTGTTACCTTCTGCACCTGGTTCTGAACATCCGGATCATCCTGAGCCGCCTTTTTATCCTGCACCCGCACATTTGTCAGCACCTGCGGGAAAATAGTAACCTCTGAAGCCAGCTTAGAAAGGGTTTCTTTCTTCTCCAGAACTACTTCCATAACCTTTAAGGAGGTGAGGATTCCGTCTCCTGTGGTGGCGTGTTTGCTGAAAATAATATGGCCGGACTGCTCGCCGCCCAGGCAGTGTCCGTACTGAGCCATATTCTCATATACATATTTGTCGCCTACCGCAGTTTTTTCATAAGCAATATGTGCCTTGTCTAAAGCCTTGTAAAGGCCGAAATTAGACATAACTGTTGTAACAACAGTGTTATTTACAAGAGTGCCCTGCTCCTTCATGTATTTGCCGCAGATGTACATAATCAGGTCCCCGTCTACAACGTTTCCCTTTTCGTCTACAGCGATGCATCTGTCTGCATCTCCGTCATATGCAAAACCAATATCACATTTTTCTGCCTTTACAAATTCCTGAAGATACTGAATGTGAGTAGAGCCGCAGTTTGTATTAATATTTAAACCATTTGGCTCATTATTAATCACATGAGTTTCTGCTCCCAAAGCATCAAACACATTTTTAGCAATGGCGGAAGCGCTTCCGTTGGCGCAGTCTAAAGCTACTTTCTTATTTTTAAAGGAACGTGTAGCAATAGAAATCAAATATCCAATATAGCGGTTTCTTCCTGCTGCAAAGTCTACAGTGCGGCCAATTTGATCCCTGCGGGCCATTGGAATTTCTTCCATCTCCCCGTCCAGATATTTTTCGATTTCCTGGATTACACTTTCCTCCAGCTTTTCTCCCCTCTCGTTAATCACTTTAATTCCGTTGTCATAATAAGGATTGTGGCTGGCTGAAATCATAATGCCGCAGGCAAAGCCTTCTGTGCGCACCACATAGGAAACGCTTGGGGTGGTAGTTACATGAAGCAGAAATACGTCTGCGCCTGAGGCAGTCAATCCTGCCACTAAAGAATACTCAAACATATAGCTGCTGCGTCTTGTATCCTTGCCGATTACCACCTGGCACTTTTCCTCTGGATTCTTCTTTCCATAGTACCATCCTAAAAATCTTCCTACTTTGTATGCATGTTCTACTGTTAAATCTACATTGGCTTCTCCCCGGAAACCGTCTGTTCCAAAATACTTACCCATTGTCTCTCCTTTTGCCGCTACTGCTGTACTTCCAGTGTTTTCAGATATCTGCCTAAAGCGTCCTGCCATGACGGCAGTCTTTCAAAGCCTTCTTCCGTCAGCTTTTCTTTGCTCATACGGCTGTTCATAGGCCTTTTAGCCTTTGCCTGAAACTGGCCGCTGCTTACTGGAGTTACCTTTACTTCTGTCATGCCTGCCTGGCGGAAAATCTCGCAGGCAAATTCATACCAGCTGCAGATCCCCTCATTTGTAGCATGATAACGTCCGTACTTTTCTGTCTGAATCATGTCAACCAACAGTCTGGCCAGATCGTATGTGTAGGTAGGAGAACCGATCTGATCATTTACTACGTTTACAGCTCCATTTTCCCTGCCCAGTCTCAGCATGGTTTTAATAAAATTCTTTCCCCTGCCGAATACCCAGGCGATTCTTACAGTAAAGAAGTTTTCCACCAGCTCCTCCACTGCCAGCTCCCCTTCATACTTTGTCTGACCGTACACATTTAAAGGTTCCCTGTAATCGTCCGGCTCCCAGGGGCGCTCTCCCTGTCCATTAAACACATAATCTGTGCTGATATACATCATTTTAATATTCAGGTCGCGGCACACCCTGGCAATATTTCTGGTGCCCTCTCCGTTTACCTTTCTGCACAGCTCTACATTGTCTTCTGCGGCGTCTACTGCAGTATATGCGGCACAGTGGATAACTGCGTCAGGTTTTGCTTCTGTAATTACTTTTCTGCAGGCTTCAGGGTCAGTAATGTCCATCTCCTCCACGTCCACTCCGATTCCAGTAAGGCCCTGCTTCTCCAGCTGATCCATTACATCATTTCCCAGCTGTCCCTTTACTCCTGTCACAAAAACTCTCATTTTAATCTGTCTCCATACATTTTGTCAAAATACTGACTGTACTCTCCGCTTAAAATATGCTTCCACCAGTCTTCGTTGTCCAGATACCACTGAATTGTCTGTACAATTCCTGTGTCAAAGGTATATTGGGGCTTCCATCCCAGCTCTGTCTCCAGCTTTTTGGGATCTATGGCGTATCTTCTGTCATGTCCCGGTCTGTCTGTAACAAACTTAATCAGACTTTCCGGCTTGTTAAGAGCTTTGAGAATGGTTTTTACAACCTCCAGGTTTGTCCTTTCGTTGTGGCCGCCAATATTGTAAACTTCTCCTTCTCTGCCCTTGTGAATAATTAAATCTATGGCCTGACAGTGGTCTGATACATGAAGCCAGTCTCTGACATTTTCTCCAGTGCCATAAACAGGCAGCTCCTCGTCAGCTAAAGCCCTGCTGATAATCAGGGGAATCAGCTTTTCAGGAAAATGGTAAGGGCCGTAATTGTTGGAGCATCTGGAAATTGTTACAGGCAGCCCGTATGTTCTGTGATATGCCAAAACAAATAAATCTGCGCTGGCCTTTGCAGAGGAATATGGGCTGGATGTATGGAGAGGAGTTTCTTCTGTGAAGAACAAATCAGGCCTGTCTAAAGGCAGATCTCCATATACCTCGTCTGTAGATACCTGATGGTATCTTTTAATTCTGTATGTTCTGCAGGCGTCCAGCAATGTAGTAGTTCCCATTACATTGGTGCGCACAAAAATCTCCGGGTCTGTAATAGAGCGGTCTACGTGACTTTCTGCAGCAAAATTTACTACCATGTCCGGCTTTTCTTTTTCAAACAGATCAAAAATAAACTTTCTGTCTGCAATATCGCCTTTTACAAACTTATAATTAGGCTTATTTTCTACTGGCTTTAATGTCTCCAGATTACCTGCGTATGTAAGCAGGTCCAGATTAATGATTTCGTAGTCAGGATATTTATTTACCATATGATGAACGAAGTTGCCGCCGATAAACCCGGCTCCTCCTGTTACAATTATTTTCATAGCCTGTTTCCTCCGTATTCAGCTGTCTGTATTAGTTATCTTTATTGTGAAGCTTGTCCACATATTTTCCGTCCAGCACATCTTTTAAATACTTGCCGTACTGATTCTTTTTCAGCACTTCATATGTTTCCATTACCTGCTCCTTAGAAATCCATCCGTTCAGATAGGCAATTTCCTCCAGACAGGCAATTTTTCTGTGCTGATGCGTCTCAATGGTCTTTACAAAATTTGTAGCTTCTACTAAAGATTCATGGGTTCCTGTATCCAGCCATGTAAAGCCCTGGCCTAAAAGAGTTACGTCCAGCTCCCCATTTTCCAAATAAATTCTGTTTAAGTCTGTAATCTCCAACTCTCCTCTGGCAGACGGCTTTAAATTCTTTGCATACTCCACGACCTTATTGTCATAAAAATACAGACCTGTCACACAGTAATTAGACTTTGGACGCTCCGGCTTTTCCTCTATAGAGACAGCTTTTCCGTCCTTGTCAAACTCCACAATGCCAAAACGTTCCGGGTCGTCTACATAATATCCAAACACAGTGGCCCCTGTCTGCTTTGCCGCAGCTGCTCTCAGACGCTTCTTTAAGCCCTGTCCGTGAAAAATATTGTCTCCCAGCACCATAGCCACATTTTCACTGCCAATAAAATCAGCGCCTATAATAAACGCCTGAGCCAGTCCGTCCGGGCTTGGCTGCACAGCATATGTGAGATTTACGCCAAACTGAGCCCCGTCTCCCAGCAAAGCCTCAAATCTAGGCGTGTCATCTGGGGTGGAAATAATTAAAATATCTCTGATGCCTGCATTCATTAAAACAGACAGGGGATAATAAATCATTGGCTTATCATAAATGGGAAGCAACTGTTTAGAAGTTACTTTTGTCAGCGGATAAAGTCTGGTGCCGGATCCTCCGGCCAGAATAATACCTTTCATGGCGTTCCTCCTCTACATCTCCTGCTCCTGCAGCTTAGAAAGCTTAGCCGCCTGGTCGGCTGCAATCAGACTGTCGATGATTTCCTCTATATCTCCATTCATAATAGAATCTATTTTGTATAATGTCAATTTAATTCTGTGCTCTGTCACACGGCCCTGAGGGAAGTTATAGGTGCGGATTTTCTCTGAACGGTCTCCAGTGCCGATCTGGCTTCTTCTCTCCTCCGCCTCAGAATTCTGTCTTTTTTCCAGCTCTATATCATACAGCTTAGAGCGCAGAAGGCGGAACGCCTTTTCCTTATTCTGCAGCTGTGACTTTTCTGTCTGGCTGTAAATCACAATTCCAGTAGGAATATGTGTTAAACGCACTGCAGAGTCTGTAGTATTGACGCACTGACCGCCGTTTCCGGAAGCGCGCATAACGTCAATTCTAATGTCCTTGTCATCAATTACAACGTCTACATCCTCCGCCTCAGGCATAACGGCCACTGTTGCAGTGGAGGTGTGAATACGGCCTCCTGATTCTGTCTCCGGCACTCTCTGTACCCTGTGAACGCCGCTTTCATATTTCAGCTTAGAGTAAGCTCCCTGGCCGTTTATCATAAAAATAACTTCCTTAAAACCGCCGATGCCGTTTTCGTTTACACTTACTAACTCAGTTTTCCATCTGTGGCTTTCCGCATAATTTACATACATGCGGTATAATTCAGAAGCAAATAAAGCAGCCTCGTCCCCGCCTGCTCCGGCGCGGATTTCCATAATAATATTTTTGTCGTCGTTAGGGTCCTTTGGAAGAAGGAGAATTTTTAACTGCTGCTCCAGCTCCTCGATTTTTTTCTTGGCGCCAGACAGCTCCTCCTTTGCCATCTCCCTCATTTCTTCATCTGTCTCTTCCTCTAAAAGGGCCAGACTATCCTCTATATCCTGTTTTGCTTGTTTATACTCTTTATAAGCTTCCACAATAGGAGCCAGATCCGCCTGCTCCTTCATCAGCTTTCTGAATCTTCTCTGATCCTCAGCCACAGAAGGATTATTCAATTCCTGCATAAGCTCTTCATAATGGATGAGTATATCATCTAATCTGTCAAACATGGTAACCTCCTGATTATCATTTTACGCCTCCGGGGCCTCTGCCCAAACTACTCTGCTGTTTCCGGCTGCATCCTTTTCTGTGTGTATATTTTTATATTTATGTTCTGAAAGAATTTGGCTGACAGCTTCCCCCTGGTCATATCCAATCTCCAGAAATATTTTTCCCTTTTCCTTTAAATATCCTTTGGCCTCAGCTGCAATTCTGCGGTAGAAAAACAGCCCGTCCTCCATTCCGTCTAAGGCATTAATAGGCTCATAGTCCCGCACCTCCGGCTCCAGACCTTCTATTACCTTTGTGGCAATATAGGGAGGATTTGACACAATCACGTCAAACTTTACTTCTTTATCCAGATTCTTAAATAAATCGCTTTCTATAAGAATCAGCGTCCGGGACTGCAGGGAGCCGTCCTTTCCCTCCCCGGTTACGCAGGCCTGCCATTTATTATCATCTAAAGTATTCGGCCTGTTTTTCACAAAACAAGCTTTTACATTTTCCCAGGCAACGTCCAAGGCTTTCTTAGATATATCAGCCCCATATACTTTTTTGTATTGCCCCAGCACAGAAAGGCTTACAGCCAGACACCCTGAGCCGGTGCACATATCCAGAAGGCAGATTTCCTTTTCTTTGCAGTGCTTTAATACCAACTCTGCCAGGGTTTCCGTATCCTGCCTGGGAATCAGAACATGGCAATTTACATGAAACTCCAGTCCCATAAATTCCTGGGTCCCCGTTAAATGCTGAAGGGGGATTCTGTTTTTTCTTAAATCCAGCCACTTTTCATATTGTTCCCTTTTTTCTAAAATTACCGGATCATTTTCATTTAATTTATCATTTCTTTTTAAAAAAAACTCTGAAAGAGACAGGCCAAACGCCTCCAGCAGAAGCAGTCTGGAATCCAGCTCTCCATCCGGCACTTGGGCCTCCATAAGCTTCTGCCGCCCGTCAGCCCATAATTGCTGCAGCGTCAACACTTTTATTCCTTTCTAGGTCCTTTCTGGTTTCCGGAAAATTCTCTCTTAAATATGCCTTCCAGTCAAATACTGCTTCCACAGCTGCAATAGCCACCTGAATCATGGAATCGTCAGGTTCCTTTGTGGTCAGCCCCTGCATCCAAAGTCCGGGCTTGCTTAAAAGATTGACAACAGGGGAATCGCTTCTCCCCGCCAATCTTAAAAATTCATAAGAGATTCCTGCAATCACAGGTATCAGCACAATTCTGCTTACTACCTTCAGCCAGATTGTATCTACCCTTACAATCATAAAACATAAAATACTAATCAGCATTACAATTAAAAGAAAACTGGTTCCGCAGCGTTTATGCTCCTTAGAACTGTTTCTTACATTTTCCACATTTAACTCCAGCCCATGTTCAATGCAGTTAATACATTTGTGCTCTGCGCCGTGATACATAAATGTCCGCTTTATATCTTCCATTCTGGACACAACTTTAATATATGCAATAAATATAAGGATTCTGATAACGCCTTCTAAAAAAGCCATTACTGTTTCAGACTGAATCACATTTTTTAATAAGTTTGCAAGAAACATGGGAAATATCATAAAGATACCTACTGCCAAAAAGACGGATAATACCATGACAAACCCCATCAGCACCTTTTCTAACTTTTCGCCGAATACTTTATCTAAAAATAATTCTAACCTGCCAGGTTCCCCTGCATCCTCATCGTCCTCCACAAAGCTGGCGGAAAACGTCAAGGTTCTCATTCCTAAAATCATAGAATCTGCAAAGCTGAACACTCCTCTTACAAATGGCAGAGAAAAGAATTTTACCTTTTCAGTCAGGCTGGTATAAGTATCCTTCTGCACCTGAATCTCTCCGTCCGGTTTCCTCACTGCAGTGGCATACTGGTCCCCGTTTTTCATCATAATCCCTTCAATAACAGCCTGACCGCCTATTCCTGAATATTTCAATCTGTCACCTCCCTTATTTTTCTGATTCTGCCCCCAGGGCCTTTATGTTACACAGGAAGTTAAAAATAACTTTCCTCTGTAATAAAACAAGGTTGAGTATAGTGTCGCCACTAAATCCCAACCTTTTCTCTTGCTCATACTTCTTATTTAGCAGTATTAACACCATACTTACGATTGAACTTATCAATACGTCCACGAGCTGCAGCTGCTTTCTGCTGGCCTGTGTAGAATGAATGGCACTTGGAGCAAACTTCTACGTGGATATCTGACTTTGTAGATCCTGTTACAAATTCATTGCCGCAGTTGCAGACAACCTTTGCCTGATAATAATTTGGATGGATTCCTTCCTTCATGTTCTTCACCTCTCACATTGTACTCTGCGGTTTCCGACCGCATATTTTTTATTCATCGCTGTCTTTTTCCATACTTTTTATCTGGTGAGACAGCACAATATAAACAGCTTAAACAGTATATCATAAAACAATAAGGGATGCAAGCAATTTTCCCTTCCCTAAAATAGTCTGACTTTTTTAACCATTTCCACAAACTCTCTGTTGTTTCTGGTGCGGGCAAACAGGTCCAGAATCTTCTCTACCGCCTCGTCCTGCTTCATAGAGTTTGTAGCTTTGTGAACAGTATCCACCGCTTCCATCTCTTCCCTGGACAGTAAAAGATCGTCTCTTCTGGTGCCTGATTTTAATATGTCAATAGCAGGGAAAATTCTCTTTTCTGACAGCTTTCTGTCCAGAACCAACTCCATGTTGCCGGTGCCCTTAAATTCCTCGTAAATCACGTCGTCCATACGGCTTCCAGTATCTACTAAGGCTGTAGCCAGAATAGTCAGGCTGCCTCCCTCTCTCATGTTTCTGGCAGCGCCGAAAAATCTTTTAGGCATATGCAGGGCTGTTGGGTCTAAACCGCCTGAAAGAGTTCTTCCGCTGGGAGGAACCACCAGGTTGTAAGCCCTGGCAAGTCTTGTAATGCTGTCTAACAAGATCATTACGTCCCGCCCATGCTCTACCAGCCTTTTGGCCCGCTCTATTACCATCTCGGACACTCTTTTATGCCGATCCGGCAGCTCGTCAAAGGTAGAATAAATAACCTCCACATTAGGGCCTGTAATCGCTTCTTTAATATCTGTAACCTCCTCCGGTCTTTCGTCAATCAGCAAAATAATCAGATGCATATCCGGATGATTGGTGGTAATGGCCTTTGCCACCTGCTTTAACAGTGTAGTTTTACCTGCCTTAGGCGGGGACACAATCATTCCTCTTTGTCCTTTTCCTATAGGGGAAAGCAGATCTAAAACACGCATAGCTGTAGTATTTTTCCCGCCTGAAGTCTCCATGTGAAGACGGCTGTTTGGGAATACCGGGGTCAAATCCTCAAAATTAGGCCTTTTTTCTACTACATACGCAGGGTATCCGTTAATAGACTTTACAAATAATAAGGCGGCAAACTTTTCTGTGGCGCTTTTTACTCTTCTGCTGCCCAGAATAATATCGCCTGTCTTCATATTAAAACGGCGGATTTGGGACGGGGCTACATAAACGTCGTTTTCTCCTGGCAGAAAGTTTTCACACCGGATAAAACCAAAGCCGTCAGGCATCACCTCCAAAATACCGTTGGCCTCAATACCGCTGTCCAATTCCTGCAGCTCAGGGTTCATCTGAGCCTCGCTTCTGCCCTCATGCTGTCCGTCCCCTCTTCCTCCATCATACCTTGTATGTGAACTTTGTCTGGAGGCGCGGCGCTCTGCATATTTTTCCTCAGAAGCCTTCTCTTCTGTTTTCACTGTTTCCTCCTGCTGGGCGTCCTCCTGCTTTTTTGCCTCTTTGCAAAGCAAATCTATAAGCTCTGCCTTTCTAAGGCTGCCTGCACCCTTTAACCCCTGTGTTTTAGCCAACTCACGCAGTTGGGCCAGAGGCAATGTTTCTAATTTATCGCGCATAAATTTCTCCTTTTTCATTTATATAATATCCGGGGATTGTAAGTCTCAGAAATATAACGATTTGACGGGGTTCCGGCGGCCGTTCAGCCGCCGGGTAGCTTTATATCCATATTATATACTGTGTTTTCCAAAATGAAAAGATAAATTTTTCTTAATTCAGATTTAATTCAGATTTTTAAGAAATTCCAGGTATGCTCCTGCCTGTTTTTCATATCCGTTTTCCGTGGGATGATAAAAGGAGGTTCCTTCCATCCCCTCAGGCAAATACTGCTGCTTCACATAATGGAACGGATAATCGTGGGCATATTTATAATCCAGTCCTCTTCCCAATTTGGCCGCCCCCTTATAATGTCTGTCCTGTAAATAAGGAGGAACCGGCAAGGTCCTGTTATTTTTTACATAATCCATTGCCGCCTCAATAGCCATATAGGAAGCGTTGCTTTTAGGGGCGGTTGCCACATAAGTAACTGCCTCGGCCAGAATAATCTGAGCCTCAGGCATTCCAATACGCTCTGCAGCCTGGGCTGCGCTTACTGCCACTGTAAGCGCCTGTGGGTCCGCCATTCCTACGTCCTCAGCTGCGCAGATCATAATTCTTCTGGCAATAAACTTAATGTCCTCGCCTGCATAAAGCATACGGGCCAGATAATAAACAGCGGCGTCAGGATCTGAGCCTCTCATACTTTTAATAAATGCAGAAATGGTATCATAATGGCTGTCCCCGCCTTTGTCGTACCGCACCGCTCTTTTCTGTATACATTCCTGGGCCACATCCATATCTATATAAATTTTTCCGTCCTGACTTCTCTCTGTAGTGAGAACTCCCAGCTCCACTGCATTTAAGGCCGCCCTGGCGTCCCCGTTAGATACATCTGCCAAAAACTCTGCAGCCTCATCTGTAATTTCTGCCTGGTAGCTGCCCATGCCTTTTTTCTCGTCATACACAGCCCGGCGGATCAGCTGTTTAATATCTTCCTTTTCTAAAGGCTTTAATTCAAAAATCCTGGATCTGGAGATTAAAGCTCCGTTTACCTCAAAATAGGGATTTTCCGTTGTAGCTCCAATTAGGATAATAGTGCCGTCCTCCACATAAGGCAGCAGAAAGTCCTGCTGGCCTTTGTTAAAACGGTGGATCTCGTCTACAAACAAAATTGTCTTTTTGCCGTACATGCCCAGAACCTCTTTGGCCTCCTGGACTACCTCCTCCATATCCTTTTTCCCTGCTACAGTTGCATTAATCTGCTTAAACTGAGCGCTGGTTGTATTGGCAATTACCTTTGCCAAGGTGGTTTTTCCAGTGCCCGGAGGGCCGTAAAATATAATTGAGCCCAGCTTATCCGCCTGAATGGCACGGTAAAGCAGCTTGTCCTTTCCGATAATATGTTTTTGTCCTACTACCTCATCTAAAGTATCAGGCCTGAGGCGGGAAGCCAAAGGCCCTGTTTCTTCCATCGTATTTTCTCTCATATAATCAAATAAATCCACAATTTCCCTCCAAAGGCCAGGCCTTATTTCAGTCAATAAGCATCTCGTCTACTGTAACAAAAGTATAGCCTTCACCGGACAAAGTGTCAACAACTTCCAGAGCTGCTTCTACTGAAGTTTTATAGGAATCGTGAAGTAAAATAATACTGCTGTTTTTAGTATTTTTCAATATATGATTTACAATTTTTTTCGTATTCTGGATTTTCCAGTCCAGTGGATCTACGTTCCACAGCACTACGTCCATAGGCACCATACACTCCAGCTTCTCGCTCCAGGAGCCAAATGGAGGGCGTATATATGTAGGCATTTTCCCTGTTATGGAACATATCCTTTCATTTGTCTCTGTAATTTCCCTGCAGGCCTCTGCCTCCGGCTTATCAGTGAGCAGCACATGGGTGGAGGTGTGATTTCCAATTAAATGTCCCTCCCGGTCCATTCTTCTCACCAACTCCTCATTTCCCTTAATATTATCTCCAATAAGAAAAAATGTGGCTTTTACATTTCTTTCCTTTAATCCGTCTAAAAGCATCTCCGTATATACAGAATGAGGGCCGTCGTCAAAAGTCAGGGCTACATATTTTGTCTCTGCCGCCGCTTCCCGGCTTTCTCCATCTGCAACGCAAAAAAGCGCCTTATTTCCTCCTGCAGCTATCCACAGACATACTGCCAGGGAAATAATCGCCAGACACAGCCATTTTTTTCTCCTTCCTGAGTTTATCATACGCCATCCCAAACAATCCGCCTTATTTTATATATATCAAATATTTTCCTTCCTATTCTTATAATTTTTACAGGCACATGCAAAAATAAAAGAAAGAGGGGAGCGCAAAATCATGTAAAACAATGATTTTACACTCCCCCCTGACTAGTATTTCCTAATTAAAGGGCTTTTATCATCTCCGCCGTCTGTTTCAGGCCTTGAGAAATAATATCTGTATCTGTTCCGCACATTACTAAGGTTAAATCCTGGGCAAACTTTTTAAGCATCCCTTCTCCTGCATGAAGGCCAAAATTTTTCCCCTGCTTTTTGCAGGCCCAGGCCACCTTAGAAATCGCCTCCAGTTCCATAGGATTCATCAGATCTCCAGGGATTCCCAGGGATACAGAAAGATCATTGGGGCCAATTAAAAGAGCGTCTATTCCGGGAACAGCGGCGATCTCCTCAATGTTTTCCACAGCTTTTTTCGTTTCAATCTGCGCAATGGCAATCACCTTATCATTAGCTGCCTTCATAATTTCAGCGTGCTTGCCTCCTTTGTAATTGCAGTGGGCGATTCCGCCTGAAAATCCCCTTCCTCCAACAGGCTGATACTTAGAATAAAACACCAGATTTTCTGCCTGTTCCTTTGTCTCAATCATAGGCACCATCACCCCGGAAGCGCCTTGATCCAGAACTCTGGATATCCATTCCTTAGTCCCGTTAGGCACCCTTACAAGACTTGCCAGTCCCAGGGCGTTTCCCATGAGAAATAAATCGTGAAGAGATTCCATATTATAATCGCTGTGTTCGCAGTCATACATTACAAAATCTAAGCCGCCATTTTCCGCCAAATAAGCGAGAGCCGGATTTCTTACAATGCGGATCATTACTCCAGATACCTTTTCTCCCTTTTTCAGCTTTTCTTTTACTGTCATTTTCCTCCTCCTATTTTCTCAGCCAATAGCTTAATGTTTCAAAGGAAAGCTTGGCCGCCTTTAAGCTGTCCGGCTCCTACTGCCAGTCTTTCATTTTCAGAGGCGTGGATAAATCTGGCCTTTTTTCCCGCCTTTGCCAGTTGGAAGGCAGCCTTTCTTTTTTCCCTGTCCTTGTGAGACAAGGTCAGCTTATCTTGTGTAAAAATAGGGCTGCTGCCTACTGCCGCTGCCTGTAAACCGTTATTTTCCAGCACAGTCTTTATATATTCTATATCCAGCTGTCTGCCGTCCCGCACCAAAAGCTCTGCCCCATCATATCCGATCTCTTTAATTATCTTCACATTTTCCTCAAACCTATTCTCCCCCCAAAAGGCCATTAAAGGCACATTAGAGTCTGGAGTGGCTACAGGATAACATAATTTCATTTACTTCTCCTTTTCTTCCCGGCTTCTTTTCATCATTGCCACCTTACACATCTGAGTTACAATCCCATAGGCAGTTATATATGCCCCGTTTTCAGCTTCCCCCCTGCCGACAATATCGTATGCAGTGCCGTGGGCTCCTGTGCCCACAGGATAAGGAATGCCGCCGTAAACAGTAACTACCTGGCTGAAATTAATTAATTTAAAGGCAATCTGCCCCTGGTCATGGCTCATAGTGACAGCAAGATCATATTTTCCTCCAAACAGCTGACCAAATAAAGTATCTGCCGCCAAAGGGCCTGTAATAGAAATCCCCTCTTTTTTGGCCATCTCCACTGCCGGACCAATAATCTCAATTTCCTCTGTGCCGCAGGTGCCGTTTTCTCCGCCATGAGGATTTAAAGCCGCCACCGCCACTTTAGGGTCTTTAATTCCAAAA
The window above is part of the Lachnoclostridium edouardi genome. Proteins encoded here:
- the glmM gene encoding phosphoglucosamine mutase; the encoded protein is MGKYFGTDGFRGEANVDLTVEHAYKVGRFLGWYYGKKNPEEKCQVVIGKDTRRSSYMFEYSLVAGLTASGADVFLLHVTTTPSVSYVVRTEGFACGIMISASHNPYYDNGIKVINERGEKLEESVIQEIEKYLDGEMEEIPMARRDQIGRTVDFAAGRNRYIGYLISIATRSFKNKKVALDCANGSASAIAKNVFDALGAETHVINNEPNGLNINTNCGSTHIQYLQEFVKAEKCDIGFAYDGDADRCIAVDEKGNVVDGDLIMYICGKYMKEQGTLVNNTVVTTVMSNFGLYKALDKAHIAYEKTAVGDKYVYENMAQYGHCLGGEQSGHIIFSKHATTGDGILTSLKVMEVVLEKKETLSKLASEVTIFPQVLTNVRVQDKKAAQDDPDVQNQVQKVTKQLGSDGRILLRQSGTEPVVRVMVEAPDHETCEKYVDQVVQVMKAKGHVL
- the rfbD gene encoding dTDP-4-dehydrorhamnose reductase; this encodes MRVFVTGVKGQLGNDVMDQLEKQGLTGIGVDVEEMDITDPEACRKVITEAKPDAVIHCAAYTAVDAAEDNVELCRKVNGEGTRNIARVCRDLNIKMMYISTDYVFNGQGERPWEPDDYREPLNVYGQTKYEGELAVEELVENFFTVRIAWVFGRGKNFIKTMLRLGRENGAVNVVNDQIGSPTYTYDLARLLVDMIQTEKYGRYHATNEGICSWYEFACEIFRQAGMTEVKVTPVSSGQFQAKAKRPMNSRMSKEKLTEEGFERLPSWQDALGRYLKTLEVQQ
- the rfbB gene encoding dTDP-glucose 4,6-dehydratase; translation: MKIIVTGGAGFIGGNFVHHMVNKYPDYEIINLDLLTYAGNLETLKPVENKPNYKFVKGDIADRKFIFDLFEKEKPDMVVNFAAESHVDRSITDPEIFVRTNVMGTTTLLDACRTYRIKRYHQVSTDEVYGDLPLDRPDLFFTEETPLHTSSPYSSAKASADLFVLAYHRTYGLPVTISRCSNNYGPYHFPEKLIPLIISRALADEELPVYGTGENVRDWLHVSDHCQAIDLIIHKGREGEVYNIGGHNERTNLEVVKTILKALNKPESLIKFVTDRPGHDRRYAIDPKKLETELGWKPQYTFDTGIVQTIQWYLDNEDWWKHILSGEYSQYFDKMYGDRLK
- the rfbA gene encoding glucose-1-phosphate thymidylyltransferase RfbA, which codes for MKGIILAGGSGTRLYPLTKVTSKQLLPIYDKPMIYYPLSVLMNAGIRDILIISTPDDTPRFEALLGDGAQFGVNLTYAVQPSPDGLAQAFIIGADFIGSENVAMVLGDNIFHGQGLKKRLRAAAAKQTGATVFGYYVDDPERFGIVEFDKDGKAVSIEEKPERPKSNYCVTGLYFYDNKVVEYAKNLKPSARGELEITDLNRIYLENGELDVTLLGQGFTWLDTGTHESLVEATNFVKTIETHQHRKIACLEEIAYLNGWISKEQVMETYEVLKKNQYGKYLKDVLDGKYVDKLHNKDN
- the prfA gene encoding peptide chain release factor 1, whose protein sequence is MFDRLDDILIHYEELMQELNNPSVAEDQRRFRKLMKEQADLAPIVEAYKEYKQAKQDIEDSLALLEEETDEEMREMAKEELSGAKKKIEELEQQLKILLLPKDPNDDKNIIMEIRAGAGGDEAALFASELYRMYVNYAESHRWKTELVSVNENGIGGFKEVIFMINGQGAYSKLKYESGVHRVQRVPETESGGRIHTSTATVAVMPEAEDVDVVIDDKDIRIDVMRASGNGGQCVNTTDSAVRLTHIPTGIVIYSQTEKSQLQNKEKAFRLLRSKLYDIELEKRQNSEAEERRSQIGTGDRSEKIRTYNFPQGRVTEHRIKLTLYKIDSIMNGDIEEIIDSLIAADQAAKLSKLQEQEM
- the prmC gene encoding peptide chain release factor N(5)-glutamine methyltransferase, with protein sequence MTLQQLWADGRQKLMEAQVPDGELDSRLLLLEAFGLSLSEFFLKRNDKLNENDPVILEKREQYEKWLDLRKNRIPLQHLTGTQEFMGLEFHVNCHVLIPRQDTETLAELVLKHCKEKEICLLDMCTGSGCLAVSLSVLGQYKKVYGADISKKALDVAWENVKACFVKNRPNTLDDNKWQACVTGEGKDGSLQSRTLILIESDLFKNLDKEVKFDVIVSNPPYIATKVIEGLEPEVRDYEPINALDGMEDGLFFYRRIAAEAKGYLKEKGKIFLEIGYDQGEAVSQILSEHKYKNIHTEKDAAGNSRVVWAEAPEA